A genomic region of candidate division KSB1 bacterium contains the following coding sequences:
- a CDS encoding DUF1343 domain-containing protein: MITLGIDNLLADPGLLKRLQGRRLALLGHPASVTGDGRHTLDALCDSPHCRLTAAFGPQHGMRGDKQDNMIESDDYIDPKHGIPVFSLYGKTRRPTPEMMASFDLLLIDLQDIGTRIYTFITTTAYMLEACAKYQKSVWILDRPNPAGRAVEGTILEPGWESFVGVAPLIMRHGLTLGEFARWYVHYKELDVDLVVVPMLGYDPHAAPGYGWPLHELPWINPSPNASSLNMARCFPGTVLFEGTTLSEGRGTTTPLELVGAPDVDFEAVFRMMFDLAPHWLRGCRIRPCFFEPTFHKHSGRLCAGLQIHTDFAGYCPEAFKPYRIAALILKCILRLHPDYPLWRSFVYEYESERLAIDLLAGGTFLRQWVDDPQAFPADFDARLMPDEQQWLETRKPFLLY, from the coding sequence ATGATCACACTCGGCATCGACAATCTGCTTGCTGATCCGGGGCTTTTGAAACGCCTGCAGGGAAGGAGGCTTGCTCTTCTCGGCCATCCGGCTTCCGTGACCGGCGACGGCCGTCATACGCTGGATGCGTTGTGTGATTCGCCTCACTGCCGACTGACGGCCGCATTCGGCCCGCAGCACGGTATGCGCGGCGACAAGCAGGACAATATGATCGAATCGGATGATTATATCGACCCCAAGCACGGCATTCCGGTGTTCAGCCTCTACGGCAAGACCCGTCGGCCGACGCCTGAAATGATGGCCTCCTTCGATCTTTTGCTCATCGATCTTCAGGACATCGGCACGCGCATCTATACGTTTATCACCACCACTGCCTACATGCTCGAAGCCTGCGCCAAATACCAAAAGAGCGTTTGGATCCTGGATCGGCCCAATCCCGCCGGACGCGCCGTCGAGGGAACCATTCTCGAGCCGGGTTGGGAAAGCTTTGTCGGCGTCGCGCCGCTGATCATGCGCCACGGCCTGACTTTGGGCGAATTTGCCCGATGGTACGTTCACTATAAAGAACTGGATGTCGATCTTGTTGTGGTGCCGATGCTCGGCTACGATCCGCACGCGGCCCCCGGCTACGGCTGGCCGCTGCACGAGCTGCCGTGGATCAATCCGAGTCCCAATGCCTCCAGCCTCAACATGGCGCGCTGTTTTCCCGGAACCGTACTGTTTGAGGGCACAACCTTATCGGAAGGCCGCGGCACAACAACGCCGCTGGAATTGGTCGGCGCGCCGGACGTGGATTTCGAGGCTGTATTCCGAATGATGTTCGATCTGGCGCCGCATTGGCTGCGCGGCTGCCGCATCCGTCCCTGCTTCTTCGAGCCGACATTTCATAAACACAGCGGCAGGCTTTGCGCGGGACTGCAGATTCATACCGATTTTGCCGGCTATTGCCCTGAGGCTTTCAAACCCTACCGCATTGCGGCGTTGATTCTCAAATGCATCCTCAGGCTCCATCCCGACTATCCGCTGTGGCGCTCTTTTGTTTACGAGTATGAGAGCGAACGCTTGGCGATCGACCTGCTGGCCGGCGGCACATTTTTGCGTCAATGGGTCGATGATCCGCAAGCTTTCCCGGCGGATTTTGACGCACGCCTTATGCCCGATGAGCAGCAATGGCTTGAGACAAGAAAACCGTTTCTGCTCTATTAA
- a CDS encoding SIS domain-containing protein, translating to MKQNDPRYSQFHLVQEMTDVVQVVKNFDPRRTQAVAEKIRAAGRLLLTGEGSSRIFPAKNAVRKSLRWGLETAVFTEGSRQAAEYNLQNFAVFCASNSGRTKEVVLLAQKLAQKGNPYRFGLTANQGTPLEKACTETFVLTCGWEQATAATKSVIEQALFYESILRHIGKRTSVDYGSLAAAIETALTMPVPAEVVAKAVKAPTIYFSGYNDGVAEELTLKTNEITRRKSDFLEGTYAVHGIEEVMDAEDIVFVVDPIEEEMEKFHEVLVKGVGMTVVAISTKPTPFPTLLVPDQGEMTPYVYLAAGWNLLVEIGLMLGINLDKPERARKVGNELKGN from the coding sequence ATGAAACAAAACGATCCCCGCTATTCGCAATTTCACCTGGTTCAAGAAATGACGGATGTGGTTCAAGTTGTCAAAAATTTCGATCCTCGGCGCACGCAGGCGGTTGCGGAAAAGATTCGCGCCGCCGGTCGCCTGCTGTTGACCGGAGAAGGGTCGAGCCGCATTTTTCCCGCCAAGAACGCCGTGCGCAAATCGCTGCGCTGGGGATTGGAGACGGCGGTGTTCACCGAAGGGTCCCGCCAGGCGGCTGAATACAATCTGCAAAACTTTGCGGTGTTCTGTGCCTCCAACTCGGGACGTACCAAAGAGGTAGTGCTGCTGGCGCAGAAATTGGCACAAAAGGGTAATCCATACCGTTTCGGACTCACCGCCAACCAAGGTACTCCGCTCGAAAAGGCCTGCACGGAGACGTTTGTATTGACCTGCGGTTGGGAGCAGGCAACGGCGGCGACGAAAAGCGTGATCGAGCAGGCGCTGTTTTATGAATCGATTTTGCGCCATATCGGTAAACGGACGAGTGTGGATTACGGCTCTTTGGCCGCGGCCATCGAAACGGCGTTGACGATGCCGGTACCTGCAGAGGTCGTTGCCAAGGCGGTAAAAGCTCCAACCATCTACTTTTCGGGTTACAACGACGGCGTCGCCGAAGAATTGACCCTAAAGACGAACGAAATCACGCGCAGGAAATCGGATTTTCTAGAAGGCACCTATGCGGTACACGGCATCGAAGAGGTCATGGACGCAGAGGATATCGTCTTTGTCGTCGATCCGATCGAGGAAGAGATGGAAAAATTCCATGAGGTGCTGGTCAAAGGCGTCGGCATGACCGTGGTTGCGATTTCCACCAAACCTACCCCCTTTCCTACGCTGCTGGTACCCGATCAAGGAGAAATGACGCCGTACGTCTATTTAGCTGCCGGTTGGAATTTGCTGGTCGAGATCGGCTTAATGCTCGGCATCAACCTCGACAAGCCGGAACGAGCGCGCAAAGTCGGCAATGAACTGAAGGGAAATTGA